A genomic segment from Salvia splendens isolate huo1 chromosome 13, SspV2, whole genome shotgun sequence encodes:
- the LOC121762288 gene encoding rab3 GTPase-activating protein catalytic subunit-like isoform X3, translating into MKSADNSKGIMEDNNEEEEFEHFDDFTLASSWERFISEIEAVCRQWFADGPKNLLAKGAVQVNQLKDLYKIKSEFKYATKSYCMEYYFATVDDGKTLDWDHALHDLQLSFGVKEFVVIAPQSASGVVLDAPEASKLLSAVAIALSNCSCLWPAFVPVHDSSRKAYIGIQNMGTVFTRRFEADRIASQVPVKLMHLEGLYELFVSKFAYTAVDWSMNHFEVHFKMKLTYRTPIHDDEDEIHDPDADITGSSENPEVENHGKAQWDDNFPWSKWYSAEDPVNGFELLAIWLEITAESSLDMAELENASPVEADKWFLSPCLSEYLSGVSGGSTIGFASQLHLLVKALEMSSEAKFIEDFISGSEALKSSAVVPPQTVLDRVLKDLFHEAVETEMNSSPTEHKNSRSIKGAPQESPFAQFCLHALWFGNCSIREFVREVRWCWEESQSLPRMPSSGPIDLSTCLINQKLHMLAVCIDQKHREAEGQFVDANDTMTTQEDLQSPTHNSSSRGASKEGSDRKDKSNVAKSMMLLKSHKIMHAPITLEPPPMTEDMHEERLKAAVALGDSYSFSAQLETEILASDMSAFKAANPDAVFEDFIRWHSPRDWENDENEENGASESSSWPPRGKLSERMSDPGNSWRKIWNETPAVPASEQKPLWDPNREGEKVLHYLETLRPYQLLEEMVCAAFRAAADTLNRTSFGDLKQMNIKIEQLYITIASVLRIFLAQNTATDTEVLEDLRRLSTTFEHIEKLVLLAASLHVKFLQSPYLGQAIFTDCFNFYLPNMGTSSANAQNDTQREFDKKQQIRSGDRDLILSMFPPPTANQSWRRVLSMGNLLNGHEPILREIIFSKRDHESGSYYAASSPKLHQQDIETYRMYVSGTSNDLGVALAVASFD; encoded by the exons ATGAAGTCAGCCGACAATTCAAAAGGCATCATGGAGGACAACAATGAAGAAGAGGAG TTTGAGCATTTTGATGATTTTACACTTGCCTCGTCATGGGAAAG GTTCATTTCTGAGATAGAGGCCGTCTGTCGACAGTGGTTCGCTGATGGCCCAAAGAACCTATTG GCAAAGGGTGCTGTTCAGGTGAATCAGCTAAAAGATTTGTACAAGATCAAATCTGAATTCAAATATGCTACGAAAAGTTATTgcatggagtactattttgcaACAGTTGATGATG GTAAAACCCTTGATTGGGATCATGCATTGCACGATCTGCAGctttcatttggggtgaaggaGTTTgtg GTGATTGCCCCGCAAAGTGCAAGTGGTGTAGTTCTTGATGCACCAGAGGCAAGCAAACTTTTGAGTGCAGTTGCGATTGCTTTGTCCAACTGTTCATG CCTATGGCCTGCGTTTGTTCCTGTTCATGACTCTTCGCGAAAAGCATATATTGGTATTCAAAATATGGGAACCGTTTTCACTAGAAGGTTTGAAGCTGACCGCATTGCCAGCCAGGTTCCAGTAAAGCTTATGCATTTAGAAGGACTGTACGAACTGTTTGTATCCAAATTT GCCTATACTGCTGTGGACTGGTCTATGAATCATTTTGAAGTCCATTTTAAGATGAAGCTAACCTACAGAACTCCCATCCATGATGATGAGGATGAAATTCATGATCCTGATGCTGACATCACAGGATCCAGTGAAAATCCTGAGGTTGAGAATCATGGGAAAGCTCAATGGGATGACAATTTTCCTTGGAGCAAGTGGTACTCTGCAGAGGACCCAGTAAACG GATTTGAGCTGCTTGCCATATGGTTAGAGATAACAGCTGAAAGTTCTCTGGATATGGCTGAACTAGAGAATGCCTCACCAGTAGAAGCTGATAAGTGGTTCTTAAGTCCTTGCCTATCTGAGTATCT CAGTGGCGTTTCTGGTGGAAGCACTATTGGATTTGCGTCCCAGCTGCACCTTCTAGTTAAGGCACTGGAAATGTCATCAGAGGCCAAGTTCATTGAGGATTTTATATCAG GTTCTGAAGCTTTGAAGTCTTCAGCAGTTGTACCTCCACAGACAGTTCTTGATCGTGTGCTAAAAGATCTCTTTCATGAGG CTGTGGAAACAGAGATGAATTCCTCTCCAACTGAGCATAAAAAttctcgatccattaaaggcgCTCCGCAGGAATCACCCTTTGCACAGTTCTGTTTACATGCTCTTTGGTTTGGGAACTGTAGTATACGGG AGTTCGTTCGCGAGGTTCGCTGGTGTTGGGAAGAATCACAATCACTACCAAGAATGCCATCCAGTGGCCCAATCGACCTGTCCACTTGTTTGATTAACCAGAAACTGCACATG CTTGCTGTGTGCATTGATCAAAAGCATAGAGAGGCAGAAGGGCAATTTGTTGATGCGAATGACACTATGACTACCCAG GAAGATCTTCAGAGTCCAACACACAATTCTTCTTCTCGCGGAGCTAGTAAAGAAGGTTCTGACAGGAAAGACAAAAG CAATGTGGCAAAGTCGATGATGCTCTTAAAGTCGCACAAGATTATGCATGCTCCGATCACCCTG GAACCACCTCCAATGACAGAAGACATGCACGAAGAACGTCTGAAAGCTGCTGTAGCCTTGGGTGATTCATAT AGCTTCTCTGCTCAACTCGAAACAGAAATTTTGGCCTCAG ATATGTCTGCTTTCAAGGCTGCAAATCCAGATGCTGTATTCGAAGATTTTATCCGATGGCACTCACCACGGGACTGGGAAAACGATGAAAATGAGGAAAATGGAGCATCTGAGTCCAGTTCATGGCCTCCTCGTGGAAAACTTTCCGAGAGAATGTCTGATCCGGGGAACTCGTGGAGAAAGATCTGGAACGAAACCCCTGCCGTGCCTGCTTCTGAACAGAAACCACTTTGGGACCCGAATAGAGAAGGAGAAAAG GTTCTTCATTACCTGGAGACTCTAAGACCATACCAACTGCTGGAAGAAATGGTCTGTGCTGCCTTCAGAGCAGCAGCCGACACTCTTAACCGGACCTCGTTCGGTGATTTAAAGCAGATGAACATAAAAATAGAACAGTTATACATAACCATTGCATCAGTTCTCAGAATTTTCCTAG CGCAGAATACGGCCACTGATACTGAAGTTCTTGAGGACCTCAGGAGGCTATCCACTACTTTCGAACACATTGAGAAGTTAGTTCTACTCGCGGCATCTCTTCACGTCAAATTCTTGCAATCACCATACCTTGGCCAAGCGATCTTCACCGACTGCTTCAACTTCTACCTCCCAAATATGGGAACAAGCTCTGCCAATGCCCAGAATGATACCCAAAGG GAATTCGACAAGAAGCAACAAATAAGGTCAGGCGACAGGGACTTAATCCTCAGCATGTTTCCTCCACCCACAGCAAACCAGTCATGGAGGAGAGTATTGAGCATGGGCAATCTCCTGAACGGTCACGAGCCTATCCTAAGGGAGATCATATTCTCTAAGCGTGACCATGAGAGTGGAAGCTACTATGCCGCCTCGTCCCCAAAGCTCCATCAACAGGACATAGAAACCTACAGAATGTACGTATCTGGAACTTCGAATGATCTTGGGGTTGCACTTGCTGTTGCCTCATTTGATTGA
- the LOC121762288 gene encoding rab3 GTPase-activating protein catalytic subunit-like isoform X1, whose translation MKSADNSKGIMEDNNEEEEFEHFDDFTLASSWERFISEIEAVCRQWFADGPKNLLAKGAVQVNQLKDLYKIKSEFKYATKSYCMEYYFATVDDGKTLDWDHALHDLQLSFGVKEFVVIAPQSASGVVLDAPEASKLLSAVAIALSNCSCLWPAFVPVHDSSRKAYIGIQNMGTVFTRRFEADRIASQVPVKLMHLEGLYELFVSKFAYTAVDWSMNHFEVHFKMKLTYRTPIHDDEDEIHDPDADITGSSENPEVENHGKAQWDDNFPWSKWYSAEDPVNGFELLAIWLEITAESSLDMAELENASPVEADKWFLSPCLSEYLSGVSGGSTIGFASQLHLLVKALEMSSEAKFIEDFISGSEALKSSAVVPPQTVLDRVLKDLFHEAVETEMNSSPTEHKNSRSIKGAPQESPFAQFCLHALWFGNCSIRAISVLWIEFVREVRWCWEESQSLPRMPSSGPIDLSTCLINQKLHMLAVCIDQKHREAEGQFVDANDTMTTQEDLQSPTHNSSSRGASKEGSDRKDKSNVAKSMMLLKSHKIMHAPITLEPPPMTEDMHEERLKAAVALGDSYSFSAQLETEILASDMSAFKAANPDAVFEDFIRWHSPRDWENDENEENGASESSSWPPRGKLSERMSDPGNSWRKIWNETPAVPASEQKPLWDPNREGEKVLHYLETLRPYQLLEEMVCAAFRAAADTLNRTSFGDLKQMNIKIEQLYITIASVLRIFLAQNTATDTEVLEDLRRLSTTFEHIEKLVLLAASLHVKFLQSPYLGQAIFTDCFNFYLPNMGTSSANAQNDTQREFDKKQQIRSGDRDLILSMFPPPTANQSWRRVLSMGNLLNGHEPILREIIFSKRDHESGSYYAASSPKLHQQDIETYRMYVSGTSNDLGVALAVASFD comes from the exons ATGAAGTCAGCCGACAATTCAAAAGGCATCATGGAGGACAACAATGAAGAAGAGGAG TTTGAGCATTTTGATGATTTTACACTTGCCTCGTCATGGGAAAG GTTCATTTCTGAGATAGAGGCCGTCTGTCGACAGTGGTTCGCTGATGGCCCAAAGAACCTATTG GCAAAGGGTGCTGTTCAGGTGAATCAGCTAAAAGATTTGTACAAGATCAAATCTGAATTCAAATATGCTACGAAAAGTTATTgcatggagtactattttgcaACAGTTGATGATG GTAAAACCCTTGATTGGGATCATGCATTGCACGATCTGCAGctttcatttggggtgaaggaGTTTgtg GTGATTGCCCCGCAAAGTGCAAGTGGTGTAGTTCTTGATGCACCAGAGGCAAGCAAACTTTTGAGTGCAGTTGCGATTGCTTTGTCCAACTGTTCATG CCTATGGCCTGCGTTTGTTCCTGTTCATGACTCTTCGCGAAAAGCATATATTGGTATTCAAAATATGGGAACCGTTTTCACTAGAAGGTTTGAAGCTGACCGCATTGCCAGCCAGGTTCCAGTAAAGCTTATGCATTTAGAAGGACTGTACGAACTGTTTGTATCCAAATTT GCCTATACTGCTGTGGACTGGTCTATGAATCATTTTGAAGTCCATTTTAAGATGAAGCTAACCTACAGAACTCCCATCCATGATGATGAGGATGAAATTCATGATCCTGATGCTGACATCACAGGATCCAGTGAAAATCCTGAGGTTGAGAATCATGGGAAAGCTCAATGGGATGACAATTTTCCTTGGAGCAAGTGGTACTCTGCAGAGGACCCAGTAAACG GATTTGAGCTGCTTGCCATATGGTTAGAGATAACAGCTGAAAGTTCTCTGGATATGGCTGAACTAGAGAATGCCTCACCAGTAGAAGCTGATAAGTGGTTCTTAAGTCCTTGCCTATCTGAGTATCT CAGTGGCGTTTCTGGTGGAAGCACTATTGGATTTGCGTCCCAGCTGCACCTTCTAGTTAAGGCACTGGAAATGTCATCAGAGGCCAAGTTCATTGAGGATTTTATATCAG GTTCTGAAGCTTTGAAGTCTTCAGCAGTTGTACCTCCACAGACAGTTCTTGATCGTGTGCTAAAAGATCTCTTTCATGAGG CTGTGGAAACAGAGATGAATTCCTCTCCAACTGAGCATAAAAAttctcgatccattaaaggcgCTCCGCAGGAATCACCCTTTGCACAGTTCTGTTTACATGCTCTTTGGTTTGGGAACTGTAGTATACGGG CAATTTCTGTACTCTGGATAGAGTTCGTTCGCGAGGTTCGCTGGTGTTGGGAAGAATCACAATCACTACCAAGAATGCCATCCAGTGGCCCAATCGACCTGTCCACTTGTTTGATTAACCAGAAACTGCACATG CTTGCTGTGTGCATTGATCAAAAGCATAGAGAGGCAGAAGGGCAATTTGTTGATGCGAATGACACTATGACTACCCAG GAAGATCTTCAGAGTCCAACACACAATTCTTCTTCTCGCGGAGCTAGTAAAGAAGGTTCTGACAGGAAAGACAAAAG CAATGTGGCAAAGTCGATGATGCTCTTAAAGTCGCACAAGATTATGCATGCTCCGATCACCCTG GAACCACCTCCAATGACAGAAGACATGCACGAAGAACGTCTGAAAGCTGCTGTAGCCTTGGGTGATTCATAT AGCTTCTCTGCTCAACTCGAAACAGAAATTTTGGCCTCAG ATATGTCTGCTTTCAAGGCTGCAAATCCAGATGCTGTATTCGAAGATTTTATCCGATGGCACTCACCACGGGACTGGGAAAACGATGAAAATGAGGAAAATGGAGCATCTGAGTCCAGTTCATGGCCTCCTCGTGGAAAACTTTCCGAGAGAATGTCTGATCCGGGGAACTCGTGGAGAAAGATCTGGAACGAAACCCCTGCCGTGCCTGCTTCTGAACAGAAACCACTTTGGGACCCGAATAGAGAAGGAGAAAAG GTTCTTCATTACCTGGAGACTCTAAGACCATACCAACTGCTGGAAGAAATGGTCTGTGCTGCCTTCAGAGCAGCAGCCGACACTCTTAACCGGACCTCGTTCGGTGATTTAAAGCAGATGAACATAAAAATAGAACAGTTATACATAACCATTGCATCAGTTCTCAGAATTTTCCTAG CGCAGAATACGGCCACTGATACTGAAGTTCTTGAGGACCTCAGGAGGCTATCCACTACTTTCGAACACATTGAGAAGTTAGTTCTACTCGCGGCATCTCTTCACGTCAAATTCTTGCAATCACCATACCTTGGCCAAGCGATCTTCACCGACTGCTTCAACTTCTACCTCCCAAATATGGGAACAAGCTCTGCCAATGCCCAGAATGATACCCAAAGG GAATTCGACAAGAAGCAACAAATAAGGTCAGGCGACAGGGACTTAATCCTCAGCATGTTTCCTCCACCCACAGCAAACCAGTCATGGAGGAGAGTATTGAGCATGGGCAATCTCCTGAACGGTCACGAGCCTATCCTAAGGGAGATCATATTCTCTAAGCGTGACCATGAGAGTGGAAGCTACTATGCCGCCTCGTCCCCAAAGCTCCATCAACAGGACATAGAAACCTACAGAATGTACGTATCTGGAACTTCGAATGATCTTGGGGTTGCACTTGCTGTTGCCTCATTTGATTGA
- the LOC121762288 gene encoding rab3 GTPase-activating protein catalytic subunit-like isoform X2 translates to MKSADNSKGIMEDNNEEEEFEHFDDFTLASSWERFISEIEAVCRQWFADGPKNLLAKGAVQVNQLKDLYKIKSEFKYATKSYCMEYYFATVDDGKTLDWDHALHDLQLSFGVKEFVVIAPQSASGVVLDAPEASKLLSAVAIALSNCSCLWPAFVPVHDSSRKAYIGIQNMGTVFTRRFEADRIASQVPVKLMHLEGLYELFVSKFAYTAVDWSMNHFEVHFKMKLTYRTPIHDDEDEIHDPDADITGSSENPEVENHGKAQWDDNFPWSKWYSAEDPVNGFELLAIWLEITAESSLDMAELENASPVEADKWFLSPCLSEYLGVSGGSTIGFASQLHLLVKALEMSSEAKFIEDFISGSEALKSSAVVPPQTVLDRVLKDLFHEAVETEMNSSPTEHKNSRSIKGAPQESPFAQFCLHALWFGNCSIRAISVLWIEFVREVRWCWEESQSLPRMPSSGPIDLSTCLINQKLHMLAVCIDQKHREAEGQFVDANDTMTTQEDLQSPTHNSSSRGASKEGSDRKDKSNVAKSMMLLKSHKIMHAPITLEPPPMTEDMHEERLKAAVALGDSYSFSAQLETEILASDMSAFKAANPDAVFEDFIRWHSPRDWENDENEENGASESSSWPPRGKLSERMSDPGNSWRKIWNETPAVPASEQKPLWDPNREGEKVLHYLETLRPYQLLEEMVCAAFRAAADTLNRTSFGDLKQMNIKIEQLYITIASVLRIFLAQNTATDTEVLEDLRRLSTTFEHIEKLVLLAASLHVKFLQSPYLGQAIFTDCFNFYLPNMGTSSANAQNDTQREFDKKQQIRSGDRDLILSMFPPPTANQSWRRVLSMGNLLNGHEPILREIIFSKRDHESGSYYAASSPKLHQQDIETYRMYVSGTSNDLGVALAVASFD, encoded by the exons ATGAAGTCAGCCGACAATTCAAAAGGCATCATGGAGGACAACAATGAAGAAGAGGAG TTTGAGCATTTTGATGATTTTACACTTGCCTCGTCATGGGAAAG GTTCATTTCTGAGATAGAGGCCGTCTGTCGACAGTGGTTCGCTGATGGCCCAAAGAACCTATTG GCAAAGGGTGCTGTTCAGGTGAATCAGCTAAAAGATTTGTACAAGATCAAATCTGAATTCAAATATGCTACGAAAAGTTATTgcatggagtactattttgcaACAGTTGATGATG GTAAAACCCTTGATTGGGATCATGCATTGCACGATCTGCAGctttcatttggggtgaaggaGTTTgtg GTGATTGCCCCGCAAAGTGCAAGTGGTGTAGTTCTTGATGCACCAGAGGCAAGCAAACTTTTGAGTGCAGTTGCGATTGCTTTGTCCAACTGTTCATG CCTATGGCCTGCGTTTGTTCCTGTTCATGACTCTTCGCGAAAAGCATATATTGGTATTCAAAATATGGGAACCGTTTTCACTAGAAGGTTTGAAGCTGACCGCATTGCCAGCCAGGTTCCAGTAAAGCTTATGCATTTAGAAGGACTGTACGAACTGTTTGTATCCAAATTT GCCTATACTGCTGTGGACTGGTCTATGAATCATTTTGAAGTCCATTTTAAGATGAAGCTAACCTACAGAACTCCCATCCATGATGATGAGGATGAAATTCATGATCCTGATGCTGACATCACAGGATCCAGTGAAAATCCTGAGGTTGAGAATCATGGGAAAGCTCAATGGGATGACAATTTTCCTTGGAGCAAGTGGTACTCTGCAGAGGACCCAGTAAACG GATTTGAGCTGCTTGCCATATGGTTAGAGATAACAGCTGAAAGTTCTCTGGATATGGCTGAACTAGAGAATGCCTCACCAGTAGAAGCTGATAAGTGGTTCTTAAGTCCTTGCCTATCTGAGTATCT TGGCGTTTCTGGTGGAAGCACTATTGGATTTGCGTCCCAGCTGCACCTTCTAGTTAAGGCACTGGAAATGTCATCAGAGGCCAAGTTCATTGAGGATTTTATATCAG GTTCTGAAGCTTTGAAGTCTTCAGCAGTTGTACCTCCACAGACAGTTCTTGATCGTGTGCTAAAAGATCTCTTTCATGAGG CTGTGGAAACAGAGATGAATTCCTCTCCAACTGAGCATAAAAAttctcgatccattaaaggcgCTCCGCAGGAATCACCCTTTGCACAGTTCTGTTTACATGCTCTTTGGTTTGGGAACTGTAGTATACGGG CAATTTCTGTACTCTGGATAGAGTTCGTTCGCGAGGTTCGCTGGTGTTGGGAAGAATCACAATCACTACCAAGAATGCCATCCAGTGGCCCAATCGACCTGTCCACTTGTTTGATTAACCAGAAACTGCACATG CTTGCTGTGTGCATTGATCAAAAGCATAGAGAGGCAGAAGGGCAATTTGTTGATGCGAATGACACTATGACTACCCAG GAAGATCTTCAGAGTCCAACACACAATTCTTCTTCTCGCGGAGCTAGTAAAGAAGGTTCTGACAGGAAAGACAAAAG CAATGTGGCAAAGTCGATGATGCTCTTAAAGTCGCACAAGATTATGCATGCTCCGATCACCCTG GAACCACCTCCAATGACAGAAGACATGCACGAAGAACGTCTGAAAGCTGCTGTAGCCTTGGGTGATTCATAT AGCTTCTCTGCTCAACTCGAAACAGAAATTTTGGCCTCAG ATATGTCTGCTTTCAAGGCTGCAAATCCAGATGCTGTATTCGAAGATTTTATCCGATGGCACTCACCACGGGACTGGGAAAACGATGAAAATGAGGAAAATGGAGCATCTGAGTCCAGTTCATGGCCTCCTCGTGGAAAACTTTCCGAGAGAATGTCTGATCCGGGGAACTCGTGGAGAAAGATCTGGAACGAAACCCCTGCCGTGCCTGCTTCTGAACAGAAACCACTTTGGGACCCGAATAGAGAAGGAGAAAAG GTTCTTCATTACCTGGAGACTCTAAGACCATACCAACTGCTGGAAGAAATGGTCTGTGCTGCCTTCAGAGCAGCAGCCGACACTCTTAACCGGACCTCGTTCGGTGATTTAAAGCAGATGAACATAAAAATAGAACAGTTATACATAACCATTGCATCAGTTCTCAGAATTTTCCTAG CGCAGAATACGGCCACTGATACTGAAGTTCTTGAGGACCTCAGGAGGCTATCCACTACTTTCGAACACATTGAGAAGTTAGTTCTACTCGCGGCATCTCTTCACGTCAAATTCTTGCAATCACCATACCTTGGCCAAGCGATCTTCACCGACTGCTTCAACTTCTACCTCCCAAATATGGGAACAAGCTCTGCCAATGCCCAGAATGATACCCAAAGG GAATTCGACAAGAAGCAACAAATAAGGTCAGGCGACAGGGACTTAATCCTCAGCATGTTTCCTCCACCCACAGCAAACCAGTCATGGAGGAGAGTATTGAGCATGGGCAATCTCCTGAACGGTCACGAGCCTATCCTAAGGGAGATCATATTCTCTAAGCGTGACCATGAGAGTGGAAGCTACTATGCCGCCTCGTCCCCAAAGCTCCATCAACAGGACATAGAAACCTACAGAATGTACGTATCTGGAACTTCGAATGATCTTGGGGTTGCACTTGCTGTTGCCTCATTTGATTGA
- the LOC121762288 gene encoding rab3 GTPase-activating protein catalytic subunit-like isoform X4: MHQSLWPAFVPVHDSSRKAYIGIQNMGTVFTRRFEADRIASQVPVKLMHLEGLYELFVSKFAYTAVDWSMNHFEVHFKMKLTYRTPIHDDEDEIHDPDADITGSSENPEVENHGKAQWDDNFPWSKWYSAEDPVNGFELLAIWLEITAESSLDMAELENASPVEADKWFLSPCLSEYLSGVSGGSTIGFASQLHLLVKALEMSSEAKFIEDFISGSEALKSSAVVPPQTVLDRVLKDLFHEAVETEMNSSPTEHKNSRSIKGAPQESPFAQFCLHALWFGNCSIRAISVLWIEFVREVRWCWEESQSLPRMPSSGPIDLSTCLINQKLHMLAVCIDQKHREAEGQFVDANDTMTTQEDLQSPTHNSSSRGASKEGSDRKDKSNVAKSMMLLKSHKIMHAPITLEPPPMTEDMHEERLKAAVALGDSYSFSAQLETEILASDMSAFKAANPDAVFEDFIRWHSPRDWENDENEENGASESSSWPPRGKLSERMSDPGNSWRKIWNETPAVPASEQKPLWDPNREGEKVLHYLETLRPYQLLEEMVCAAFRAAADTLNRTSFGDLKQMNIKIEQLYITIASVLRIFLAQNTATDTEVLEDLRRLSTTFEHIEKLVLLAASLHVKFLQSPYLGQAIFTDCFNFYLPNMGTSSANAQNDTQREFDKKQQIRSGDRDLILSMFPPPTANQSWRRVLSMGNLLNGHEPILREIIFSKRDHESGSYYAASSPKLHQQDIETYRMYVSGTSNDLGVALAVASFD; this comes from the exons ATGCACCAGAG CCTATGGCCTGCGTTTGTTCCTGTTCATGACTCTTCGCGAAAAGCATATATTGGTATTCAAAATATGGGAACCGTTTTCACTAGAAGGTTTGAAGCTGACCGCATTGCCAGCCAGGTTCCAGTAAAGCTTATGCATTTAGAAGGACTGTACGAACTGTTTGTATCCAAATTT GCCTATACTGCTGTGGACTGGTCTATGAATCATTTTGAAGTCCATTTTAAGATGAAGCTAACCTACAGAACTCCCATCCATGATGATGAGGATGAAATTCATGATCCTGATGCTGACATCACAGGATCCAGTGAAAATCCTGAGGTTGAGAATCATGGGAAAGCTCAATGGGATGACAATTTTCCTTGGAGCAAGTGGTACTCTGCAGAGGACCCAGTAAACG GATTTGAGCTGCTTGCCATATGGTTAGAGATAACAGCTGAAAGTTCTCTGGATATGGCTGAACTAGAGAATGCCTCACCAGTAGAAGCTGATAAGTGGTTCTTAAGTCCTTGCCTATCTGAGTATCT CAGTGGCGTTTCTGGTGGAAGCACTATTGGATTTGCGTCCCAGCTGCACCTTCTAGTTAAGGCACTGGAAATGTCATCAGAGGCCAAGTTCATTGAGGATTTTATATCAG GTTCTGAAGCTTTGAAGTCTTCAGCAGTTGTACCTCCACAGACAGTTCTTGATCGTGTGCTAAAAGATCTCTTTCATGAGG CTGTGGAAACAGAGATGAATTCCTCTCCAACTGAGCATAAAAAttctcgatccattaaaggcgCTCCGCAGGAATCACCCTTTGCACAGTTCTGTTTACATGCTCTTTGGTTTGGGAACTGTAGTATACGGG CAATTTCTGTACTCTGGATAGAGTTCGTTCGCGAGGTTCGCTGGTGTTGGGAAGAATCACAATCACTACCAAGAATGCCATCCAGTGGCCCAATCGACCTGTCCACTTGTTTGATTAACCAGAAACTGCACATG CTTGCTGTGTGCATTGATCAAAAGCATAGAGAGGCAGAAGGGCAATTTGTTGATGCGAATGACACTATGACTACCCAG GAAGATCTTCAGAGTCCAACACACAATTCTTCTTCTCGCGGAGCTAGTAAAGAAGGTTCTGACAGGAAAGACAAAAG CAATGTGGCAAAGTCGATGATGCTCTTAAAGTCGCACAAGATTATGCATGCTCCGATCACCCTG GAACCACCTCCAATGACAGAAGACATGCACGAAGAACGTCTGAAAGCTGCTGTAGCCTTGGGTGATTCATAT AGCTTCTCTGCTCAACTCGAAACAGAAATTTTGGCCTCAG ATATGTCTGCTTTCAAGGCTGCAAATCCAGATGCTGTATTCGAAGATTTTATCCGATGGCACTCACCACGGGACTGGGAAAACGATGAAAATGAGGAAAATGGAGCATCTGAGTCCAGTTCATGGCCTCCTCGTGGAAAACTTTCCGAGAGAATGTCTGATCCGGGGAACTCGTGGAGAAAGATCTGGAACGAAACCCCTGCCGTGCCTGCTTCTGAACAGAAACCACTTTGGGACCCGAATAGAGAAGGAGAAAAG GTTCTTCATTACCTGGAGACTCTAAGACCATACCAACTGCTGGAAGAAATGGTCTGTGCTGCCTTCAGAGCAGCAGCCGACACTCTTAACCGGACCTCGTTCGGTGATTTAAAGCAGATGAACATAAAAATAGAACAGTTATACATAACCATTGCATCAGTTCTCAGAATTTTCCTAG CGCAGAATACGGCCACTGATACTGAAGTTCTTGAGGACCTCAGGAGGCTATCCACTACTTTCGAACACATTGAGAAGTTAGTTCTACTCGCGGCATCTCTTCACGTCAAATTCTTGCAATCACCATACCTTGGCCAAGCGATCTTCACCGACTGCTTCAACTTCTACCTCCCAAATATGGGAACAAGCTCTGCCAATGCCCAGAATGATACCCAAAGG GAATTCGACAAGAAGCAACAAATAAGGTCAGGCGACAGGGACTTAATCCTCAGCATGTTTCCTCCACCCACAGCAAACCAGTCATGGAGGAGAGTATTGAGCATGGGCAATCTCCTGAACGGTCACGAGCCTATCCTAAGGGAGATCATATTCTCTAAGCGTGACCATGAGAGTGGAAGCTACTATGCCGCCTCGTCCCCAAAGCTCCATCAACAGGACATAGAAACCTACAGAATGTACGTATCTGGAACTTCGAATGATCTTGGGGTTGCACTTGCTGTTGCCTCATTTGATTGA